A window of Castanea sativa cultivar Marrone di Chiusa Pesio chromosome 1, ASM4071231v1 contains these coding sequences:
- the LOC142619088 gene encoding uncharacterized protein LOC142619088, which produces MGSDKQSVGLLETLKMERVRTIFTPAYPYPHEHSRHAIIAVVIGCLFFISSDNIHTLVEKLDNNIKWWSMYGCLLGFFYFFSSPFIGKTIKPSYSNFSRWYIAWILVAAVYHLPSFQSMGVDMRMNLSMFLTIFVSSILFLIVFHIIFYGLWYIGLVSRVAGKRPELLTILQNCAVLSIACCVFYSHCGNRAILRERPLERKNSNWFAFWKKQERNTWLAKFLRMNELKDQVCSSWFAPVGSASDYPLLSKWVIYGELACNGSCVGSSDGISPIYSLWATFIGLYIANYVVERSTGWALTHPVSVKEYEKFKKKQMKPDFLDMVPWYSGTSADLFKTVFDLLVSVTVFLGRFDMRMMQAAMSKVQDGGEQGDLLYDHLSEKDEMWFDFMADTGDGGNSSYAVARLLAQPSICLTRGDSVVTLPRGNLLLIGGDLAYPNPSAFTYERRFFRPFEYALQPPLWYKPEHVAVNKPEVPCGVSELKQYDGPQCFVIPGNHDWFDGLNTFMRYICHKSWLGGWFMPQKKSYFALQLPKRWWVFGLDLALLGDIDVYQFKFFSELVKNKVGDEDSVIIMTHEPGWLIDWYWDDVSGKNISHLISDYLKGRCKLRMAGDLHHYMRHSSVKSDGPVHVPHLLVNGCGGAFLHPTHVFSKFKKFQGVSYECEAAYPSYVDSSRIALGNILKFRKKNWQFDFIGGIIYFILVFSMFPQCKLDHILQERSFSGHLRSFIGTVWSAFIYMLEHSYVSLAGALLLLIVAITFVPPKVSRKKRVIIGVLHVSAHLASALILMLLLELGVEMCVQHKLLATSGYHTLYQWYRTVESEHFPDPTGLRARIEQWTHGLYPACIKYLMSAFDIPEVMAVTRSNLCKNGIDSLSRAGAYVYYASVFLYFWVFSTPVVSLVFGSYLYICINWLHIHFDEAFSSLRIANYKAFTRFHIKSDGDLEVFTLAVDKVPKEWKLDPDWEAESKEPRQFSHLNKFPSKWSAAAAHQDPLHTVKIVDQFVIQRTDKSDIGSSNGSVNQ; this is translated from the exons ATGGGTTCTGATAAGCAGTCTGTTGGTTTACTGGAGACACTTAAAATGGAGAGAGTTAGAACAATTTTTACTCCGGCATACCCGTACCCACATGAACATTCACGGCATGCTATAATTGCTGTTGTTATAGGTTGCCTGTTTTTTATCTCATCAGATAACATCCATACTCTTGTGGAGAAGTTGGACAACAATATTAAATGGTGGTCTATGTATGGCTGTTTACTTGGtttcttctatttcttttcaTCTCCATTTATAGGGAAGACTATTAAACCAAGCTATTCTAATTTCAGTCGGTG GTACATAGCCTGGATTTTAGTAGCAGCTGTGTATCATCTTCCTAGTTTTCAGTCAATGGGAGTGGATATGAGGATGAATCTGTCAATGTTTTTAACAATATTTGTCTCTtctattttgtttcttattgtATTCCATATTATCTTTTATGGTCTTTGGTACATTGGCCTTGTTTCACGTGTGGCTGGAAAGAGACCAGAGCTCTTGACCATTCTTCAAAATTGTGCT GTTCTTAGTATAGCCTGCTGTGTTTTTTATAGTCATTGTGGCAACCGTGctattttgagagagagaccgCTTGAACGGAAAAACTCTAATTGGTTTGCTTTTTGGAAAAAACAAGAGCGAAACACATGGCTTGCAAAGTTCCTCCGTATGAATGAGTTGAAAGACCAGGTCTGCTCATCTTGGTTTGCTCCAGTTGGTTCAGCAAGTGATTATCCACTTTTGTCCAAATGGGTTATATATGGCGAG TTAGCTTGCAATGGCTCATGTGTTGGTTCATCGGATGGAATATCTCCCATATACTCACTATGGGCTACATTTATAGGTCTTTACATTGCCAATTATGTAGTGGAAAGGTCAACAGG GTGGGCTCTTACTCATCCTGTGTCAGTTAAAGAATATGAGAAATTcaagaagaagcaaatgaagCCTGATTTTTTGGATATGGTTCCTTGGTATTCAGG GACATCAGCTGATTTATTCAAGACTGTTTTTGATCTCCTGGTATCAGTAACTGTCTTTCTTGGTCGTTTTGACATGCGTATGATGCAG GCAGCAATGAGCAAGGTTCAAGATGGAGGAGAACAAGGCGATCTTCTATATGATCATTTAAGTGAAAAGGATGAGATGTGGTTTGACTTCATGGCTGATACTGGTGATGGTGGGAACTCATCATATGCTGTGGCACGACTACTTGCTCAGCCTTCCATTTGTCTCACTAGAGGTGATTCTGTGGTTACCCTACCACGGGGAAACTTGCTACTTATTGGAGGAGATCTAGC GTACCCTAATCCGTCAGCATTCACATATGAAAGGCGCTTCTTCCGTCCTTTTGAGTATGCTCTCCAGCCTCCTCTGTGGTATAAGCCAGAGCATGTAGCTGTAAACAAGCCTGAGGTACCTTGTGGGGTGTCTGAATTGAAGCAATATGATGGACCTCAGTGTTTTGTTATTCCTGGAAACCATG ATTGGTTTGATGGCCTTAATACCTTTATGAGGTATATATGTCATAAAAGCTGGTTGGGTGGGTGGTTTATGCCTCAAAAGAAGAGTTATTTTGCTTTGCAACTCCCTAAAAGGTGGTGGGTATTTGGTCTCGACCTAGCACTCCTTGGTGATATTGATGTATACCAATTCAAATTCTTTTCAGAATTAGTAAAGAACAAG GTTGGGGATGAGGACTCTGTGATCATAATGACACATGAACCAGGTTGGCTTATTGATTGGTATTGGGATGACGTGTCTGGGAAGAATATCTCACACCTGATATCTGATTATTTGAAAGGAAGGTGCAAGCTTCGAATGGCTGGGGACCTGCATCACTATATGCGCCATTCCTCTGTTAAATCAGATGGGCCAGTTCACGTGCCACACCTACTAGTAAATGGTTGTGGTGGGGCATTTCTGCATCCCACTCATGTTTttagtaaatttaaaaaatttcaaggagTTTCTTATGAGTGTGAGGCTGCATATCCTTCATATGTCGATTCAAGCAGG ATTGCGCTGGGAAATATTTTGAAGTTTCGGAAGAAGAATTGGCAATTTGATTTTATTGGTGGCATTATATACTTTATATTGGTCTTTTCTATGTTCCCACAG tGCAAGCTCGATCACATCTTGCAAGAGCGTTCATTTTCAGGTCACTTGAGGAGCTTCATCGGCACAGTGTGGAGTGCTTTTATATACATGCTGGAACATTCTTATGTATCTTTAGCAGGTGCTCTGCTATTGCTAATTGTGGCAATCACATTTGTACCCCCCAAAGTGTCTCGGAAGAAAAGGGTAATAATCGGAGTTCTTCATGTTTCTGCTCACTTGGCTTCAGCTTTAATTCTTATGTTGCTGTTGGAACTGGGTGTTGAGATGTGTGTCCAGCATAAACTACTAGCAACCTCAg gTTATCACACTTTATATCAGTGGTACCGCACGGTGGAAAGTGAGCACTTTCCAGACCCAACTGGCCTTCGAGCTCGTATAGAACAATGGACCCATGGCCTTTATCCAGCATGTATCAAGTATCTCATGTCTGCATTTGATATTCCAGAG GTCATGGCTGTAACACGGAGTAACCTATGCAAGAATGGAATAGATTCGCTCTCTCGAGCCGGTGCTTATGTATATTATGCTTCAGTCTTCCTTTACTTTTGGGTCTTCTCAACCCCTGTGGTTTCCTTGGTGTTTGGAAGCTACTTATACATCTGCATAAACTGGCTTCACATACACTTCGATGAAGCCTTCTCCTCTTTAAGAATTGCTAATTATAAAGCATTCACTCGTTTCCATATCAAGTCTGATGGTGATCTTGAAGTTTTCACCCTTGCTGTTGATAAG GTCCCAAAGGAATGGAAGCTGGACCCTGATTGGGAAGCGGAGTCAAAAGAACCTCGGCAGTTTAGCCACCTTAATAAGTTCCCCAGCAAATGGAGTGCAGCTGCTGCTCATCAAGACCCACTTCATACTGTTAAGATCGTTGATCAATTTGTTATACAGAGAACTGATAAATCTGATATTGGATCAAGTAATGGGTCAGTCAATCAGTGA
- the LOC142637286 gene encoding uncharacterized protein LOC142637286 gives MVILLFVMACGVYICSIYSIQISAYKIAELLNIKVMDQQCNATNIKPSEIPYVHYPKPKTYNRGECACNPVRFFAILSLQRTGSGWFETLLNSHINVTSNGEVFTPRERRTNITTIVKTMNEVYRLDWFSSASKNECTAAVGFKWMINQGFYRHRRQILKYFKKRGISSIFLFRKNILRRMISVLANSHDKDARPLNGTHQSHVYSQVEARILAKYKPTINATLLLSELRQEVEETAEAIDFFKRTRHMVLYYEDLINNRTNLNLKEVQEFLKLPYRELSSSQVKIHTAPLSMQIQNWEAVREALEGTPYERFLYEN, from the exons ATGGTGATTCTCCTTTTTGTCATGGCTTGTGGAGTTTACATTTGCTCAATCTATTCAATCCAAATAAGCGCCTATAAAATAGCCGAATTGCTAAACATTAAAGTGATGGACCAGCAGTGTAATGCTACAAATATTAAACCATCTGAGATTCCCTATGTGCATTATCCCAAACCCAAAACATATAACAG GGGGGAATGTGCATGCAATCCGGTCCGGTTCTTTGCCATTTTGTCATTGCAAAGAACCGGGAGTGGCTGGTTTGAGACATTATTAAATAGTCATATTAATGTAACCTCAAATGGAGAAGTTTTTACACCTAGAGAGAGGAGGACTAATATCACTACTATTGTGAAGACAATGAACGAAGTTTATAGACTTGATTGGTTCAGTAGTGCTTCCAAGAATGAGTGCACAGCTGCGGTTGGGTTCAAATGGATGATTAATCAG GGATTTTACCGGCATCGCAGACAGATACTGAAGTACTTTAAGAAGAGAGGAATTTCATCAATATTCCTCTTTAGAAAGAACATACTGCGCAGAATGATCTCTGTGCTTGCAAACTCCCATGACAAAGATGCTAGGCCACTCAATGGAACCCACCAGTCTCATGTTTACTCGCAAGTggag GCTCGTATACTAGCAAAATACAAGCCAACAATCAATGCAACATTACTTTTATCCGAGCTGCGACAAGAAGTGGAGGAAACTGCCGAGGCTATAGATTTCTTTAAGAGAACCCGCCACATGGTTCTCTACTACGAGGATCTTATCAACAACCGCACG AACCTTAACCTTAAGGAGGTCCAAGAATTTCTAAAGTTGCCATACAGAGAGCTTTCGAGCAGTCAAGTCAAGATACACACAGCCCCCTTGTCGATGCAAATTCAAAACTGGGAAGCTGTCCGAGAAGCATTGGAAGGGACACCATATGAGAGATTCCTCTATGAAAACTAA